From Serinicoccus profundi, the proteins below share one genomic window:
- a CDS encoding DUF3830 family protein, translating into MSRFITITLDTRGVTCRVRLLEEEAPRTCAAVWSALPLTAPVFHGKYARNEIYTLLPRFGEDPGKENTTITPIPGDVCWFTFDGADLGNPAYGYETEGEHRAAGEGGIIDLAVFYGRNNLLINGDQGWVPGNVFGEIVEGLPEMAAACQDVWMGGARGETLTLARAEG; encoded by the coding sequence ATGAGCAGGTTCATCACCATCACCCTCGACACCCGCGGGGTGACGTGCCGGGTGCGGTTGCTGGAGGAGGAAGCGCCGCGCACGTGCGCCGCGGTGTGGTCGGCGCTGCCGCTCACCGCGCCGGTCTTCCACGGCAAGTACGCGCGCAACGAGATCTACACCCTGCTGCCACGCTTCGGGGAGGACCCCGGCAAGGAGAACACGACGATCACCCCCATCCCGGGCGACGTCTGCTGGTTCACCTTCGACGGGGCAGACCTGGGCAACCCGGCCTACGGTTACGAGACCGAGGGCGAGCACCGGGCCGCGGGTGAGGGCGGCATTATCGACCTGGCGGTGTTCTACGGCCGCAACAACCTGCTCATCAACGGCGACCAGGGCTGGGTGCCGGGCAACGTCTTCGGCGAGATCGTCGAGGGGCTGCCGGAGATGGCGGCGGCCTGTCAGGACGTCTGGATGGGCGGGGCGAGGGGGGAGACCCTCACCCTGGCCCGCGCCGAGGGATAG
- a CDS encoding glyoxalase family protein yields the protein MMIHLGHCLWFDDQAQEAAEFYCSIVPNSRVLQVSRYAADTPSDKPLGSVLTVEFELDGVRWTALNGGPHFRPDEAFSFVVRTDTQEESDHYWDALREGGGEESMCGWLKDRFGVSWQVYPTELDELTTHADPEVARRATEVMLTQRKIEMAPIREAALGG from the coding sequence ATGATGATCCACCTCGGGCACTGCCTGTGGTTCGACGACCAGGCGCAGGAGGCGGCCGAGTTCTACTGCTCGATCGTCCCGAACTCGCGCGTCCTGCAGGTGAGCAGGTATGCCGCGGACACCCCCTCGGACAAGCCGCTCGGCTCGGTCCTCACGGTCGAGTTCGAGCTCGACGGCGTGCGCTGGACCGCGCTCAACGGCGGTCCGCACTTCCGCCCCGACGAGGCCTTCTCCTTCGTCGTCCGGACCGACACCCAGGAGGAGAGCGACCACTACTGGGACGCCCTGCGTGAGGGCGGCGGCGAGGAGAGCATGTGCGGGTGGCTCAAGGACCGCTTCGGCGTCTCCTGGCAGGTCTACCCCACCGAGCTCGACGAGCTCACCACCCACGCGGACCCGGAGGTCGCGCGTCGGGCCACCGAGGTCATGCTCACCCAGCGCAAGATCGAGATGGCGCCGATCCGCGAGGCCGCGCTGGGTGGGTGA
- a CDS encoding CDP-alcohol phosphatidyltransferase family protein, translating into MTDVQGDSSGPADQQRVLPVTDRLWTVPNLLSMLRLALVPVFVWALVERELGWAALVLVVAGASDFADGKIARRYGLTSRLGQVLDPIADRLYIAATVLGLAAVGVIPWWLVAVLFARETFIVLMYPVVRAHRLPIPEVTFIGKAATFNLLGGFPLVLLGHVPGWWSVACLATGWALVWWGTVLYWVTGLVYGWQVAVMVRQRRRAGAAR; encoded by the coding sequence ATGACGGACGTCCAGGGGGACAGCTCCGGTCCGGCGGACCAGCAGCGGGTGCTGCCGGTGACGGACCGGCTGTGGACGGTGCCCAACCTCCTGTCCATGCTGCGCCTGGCGCTCGTGCCCGTCTTCGTCTGGGCCCTGGTCGAGCGTGAGCTCGGGTGGGCCGCACTGGTGCTCGTCGTGGCGGGCGCGTCCGACTTCGCCGACGGCAAGATCGCCCGACGCTACGGCCTGACGAGCCGGCTGGGTCAGGTCCTCGACCCGATCGCGGACCGCCTCTACATCGCCGCCACCGTCCTGGGTCTGGCCGCCGTCGGCGTCATCCCGTGGTGGCTGGTGGCCGTCCTCTTCGCCCGCGAGACCTTCATCGTCCTGATGTACCCCGTCGTGCGGGCGCACCGGCTGCCGATCCCCGAGGTCACCTTCATCGGCAAGGCCGCCACCTTCAACCTCCTGGGTGGGTTCCCCCTCGTGCTGCTCGGGCACGTCCCCGGGTGGTGGAGCGTGGCCTGCCTGGCCACCGGCTGGGCGCTCGTCTGGTGGGGGACCGTCCTCTACTGGGTGACCGGTCTCGTCTACGGCTGGCAGGTGGCCGTCATGGTGCGCCAGCGTCGCCGGGCCGGAGCGGCGCGCTGA